A genome region from Mugil cephalus isolate CIBA_MC_2020 chromosome 13, CIBA_Mcephalus_1.1, whole genome shotgun sequence includes the following:
- the valopa gene encoding vertebrate ancient long opsin a, producing MDTPSLSVNAVSYTVAAEISSPDDAFNGPIKNIAPWNFTILAVLMFVVTSLSLAENFLVMFITFKFKQLRQPLNYIIVNLAIADFLVSLTGGLISFLTNARGYFFLGRWACVLEGFAVTFFGIVALWSLAVLSFERFFVICRPLGNIRLQSKHAILGLLFVWTFSFICTFPPVLGWNRYTISKIGTTCEPDWYSTNITDHTYILTFFATCFILPLGVIFFCYGKLLRKLRKVSHGRLATARKPERQVTRMVVVMIVAFMVGWTPYAVFSILVTAHPTIELDPRLAAIPAFFSKTAAVYNPIIYVFMNKQFRKCLIQHFTGMGTIPESNMNQTSERPGITTESQTGEMSAIAARIPVGGTASPRSDDSPTDCGSFAQLPIPENKVCPM from the exons ATGGATACTCCAAGTCTGTCAGTGAACGCTGTGTCCTACACGGTGGCGGCGGAAATCTCCAGTCCAGACGACGCGTTTAATGGACCTATCAAGAACATCGCGCCGTGGAACTTCACTATCCTGGCCGTGCTCATGTTTGTGGTCACCTCGCTGTCTCTGGCCGAAAACTTCCTCGTCATGTTTATCACTTTCAAGTTCAAGCAACTCAGACAGCCCCTTAATTACATCATAGTCAACCTGGCCATCGCCGACTTTCTGGTCTCCCTCACCGGAGGACTAATAAGTTTCCTGACCAACGCCAGAGGTTACTTCTTCCTCGGGAGGTGGGCTTGCGTCTTGGAGGGGTTCGCTGTGACTTTTTTCG GGATCGTGGCCCTCTGGTCCCTGGCTGTCCTGTCGTTTGAGCGGTTCTTCGTGATCTGCCGGCCGCTGGGGAACATCCGGCTGCAGTCGAAGCACGCCATCCTGGGCCTGCTCTTCGTCTGgaccttctccttcatctgcaCCTTCCCCCCGGTCCTGGGCTGGAATAGGTACACCATTAGCAAGATCGGAACCACCTGCGAGCCCGACTG GTACTCCACCAACATCACAGATCACACCTACATCCTCACGTTCTTCGCCACCTGTTTCATTTTGCCTCTCGGGGTGATATTCTTCTGCTACGGGAAACTCCTCCGGAAGCTCAGGAAG GTATCTCATGGTCGTCTGGCCACAGCCAGAAAGCCCGAGCGGCAGGTGACCCgcatggtggtggtgatgatcgTGGCGTTCATGGTGGGCTGGACGCCGTACGCCGTCTTCTCCATACTGGTCACAGCTCATCCGACCATTGAACTGGATCCAAGGCTGGCCGCCATCCCCGCCTTCTTCTCCAAGACAGCTGCTGTCTACAACCCAATCATCTACGTCTTCATGAACAAACAG TTCAGGAAGTGCCTGATCCAGCACTTCACCGGCATGGGGACCATCCCGGAGAGCAACATGAACCAGACCTCAGAGCGACCTGGAATCACTACCGAGAGTCAAACGGGGGAAATGTCGGCCATCGCGGCGCGCATCCCCGTCGGCGGCACCGCGTCGCCCAGATCCGACGATTCTCCAACTGACTGTGGCTCGTTCGCTCAGCTTCCCATCCCGGAGAACAAAGTGTGTCCAATGTAA